The following DNA comes from Malania oleifera isolate guangnan ecotype guangnan chromosome 12, ASM2987363v1, whole genome shotgun sequence.
ATTTTGCTGCAAGCAGTGTTTAACCTCTAGCAGCATCCTCCAAGCTGTCTCGACTTTGTACCTTTATCCAACCATGCCTTGCTTACACCAAACTCCCTAGACGAAGGGGCTGTCTATCTACTCTTAAATTaaccaaatgaaaattaaaagttGCCTTTGAGCTACTATAAAAAACTTCCTATGGATGCTCTTCAATCACTATGACTCTTGATAAGATTGAACCTTCCTCCCTTAGATAAGAAATTTTTCTTTTGACCCACTAACTCTTTCTCCATCTTTTCCGCCACCAGTTCCAAAATTCCGTTATTGTGAAGCTTCACTCCAAGAGGAAGACCTATGGCATTGGAAGTACTAAAATTTCCAATTTTACATGCCCCTAGCACCTCAACTAAAAGAGCCCCCCTCCATTCTTCTTCCAATAAGAGTAGACTCACTCTTCCCCAAATTCGCTGTCAAACCAAAGAACTACTCAAAGCATAGAAAAAAGGTTCTCAAATCTGCAATCTCCCACTCTGCAAGCTTACACCAACACCAAAAAATGAACCCTAATACCCTCGCTGCTACATACTTCCACtgttaaaatgaaaagaaaaggggAGAGGGGATATCTTTGCCAAAACCCTCAAGAAGATTTAAAAACTTGTATTATATCACCAATAAGTAAGCAGTAAGCTCAATGCAGAAAACTTATCTATTTAAGTTGCTTccaatatatttctaaattttcattcATGTGAAATAGAACAAAGCAGACAGATCTTCCTGCAACTAAAATGACTGTTGTTTCTATAGTCTGCAGATCAAAGAGTAACAGTAGCTCACGAACATTTTAGCAACTGTAAACCAATACTTGACCTAAAAGCCAAGTTATTGGGTGGTGGGCCAACAATGAAAGTAAAGCACCTGATTGTAGGTGGATACAACAAGTGAATAACACCTATTAAAGAAGATAAGAATTCAATAAATAGAAAATCGGTGTGCAACAAGAATTGAAAGTAGGACCTCCTTACAACCATAACTTTGATACCATTTTATGTTACCACTTATGACAGATGTAAAAGCTCCATATACTGGGTGGTGGACAAACAAGTCACACCAATCCTTAACACCTAATCTCAATGTGAacaaaaaatctttaaaaaagaaaaagaaagagaaaaatagaTAAGATTAATACCATCAACTCCAACATAGTGAAACCACAAATTTTAAACAATTGAACCGAAGCTGATTATTTGAAAACACCAATTGAATTTTTAATAACAATGAAACCCCTGATAAAATTTTTTGGAAAGTCACAACAAATCAAACTCATAAGATTCTTCAGTTTCTAACAACCTAAAATCAGCGCAGATATTTTCAAAAGCAACAAAAAAAGCAAGTAAGGCTACATTCCAGATCTTAGATCTCATGCATTGGACATGGATTTGGATGAATTTAGAGAAACCCAATAAAATTTTGCAGTGAGTTGCGTCTAAATTTACATAAATACAAAGGTATGACTCATGCACTAAATAGGGTCACAATAAACAACGGAAAGGGGAAAAAACGTTtttaaagagagaaggaaaatggTAGAGGAAAATTCTTTAATCCCCTTTATAATTGTCTATGACTTTGGAACTTTAAATTGAGCAAAATCACCATACACCcattgcagagagagagagagagagagaaagaaagcaGGGGCACTCATGAGCAGAATGCTCTCGTAACGACATCGAACCTCGAAACTAAAAATTCCAGCAAATACTAGTGCTAGTTAGTAAAGAGACCAACGAAATTGAAATGACCTATTTCTGGGACTGCTTCGTAGGCTTCTTTTTGGGATTGGTAGACTGGGGTTTGGGGTGGCGCTCAGCTTCGACGGGGTCGAGCCACTTGAGAGGGTGGCGATTGAAGAAGGGCCAATTTGGCACAGTGATCAGAGTGGTCAACACAACGCCAGCGGCGTAGATCAGGAGCATCAGCCGGAACGAACCGACGGCGTAGCCGGTCACGAACGCCACCCCCGCAAAGGCCACCAGTAGTATCTGCATCAGCTGCTCTGCCAACTTCTGCCCTTGCCAATCCATCTACCAAAATTcgatttcaaattcaatttcaagAAATGAGTATTATCGAATGTTGAatccataatatatatatatatatatatatatatatatatatatatatatataaatgaaaaaaacCCTAGAGAAATGATCGTGATCtttgcaaaattcaaaaaaacccCAACATCCGTCTAAAAGGAAGAAATCGTAATGACAAACAATTAGAAAACCTTAACCCAAATTTTACTCGTATCTTACCTTCGATGTGAGCTGGTGAGTCAAGAAGGAGCAACTGAGCGAGTCCGCGACCGGAGAAAGAACAACGGAGTGGAGTTGAAAGAAGGAGGGAGGGAGATAAGGGCGTGGAGATCTCAAGGGGGAAAATGCTAGCCATTGGATGGTGATCGAGTAAACGTTGAATTCTGGCAGAAAATGGAAACCGTCGGATCTTGTAAATTATTATAAAGGAgtgtttttaaaatgaaaattctaatattctttatttttttccccaACCAGAAGAGTCAAAACTCAGAACTACACAATGTGATTATGTGGCTGGGCCCATTGCGTTTGAGTTGGTTCTTCGGAATGTTCATTGGTCTTTCctattttgttttttaatttttaaattttgtgatTTAAAGGATTTTATTTTTCCCTAAATTGATAAAAATTCAGTAATTCTTTCCATTATTCTTAATGATTTGTTTGGTACGCGATAATGCAATGAATAAATCAgtctttataattttatatatttaatatataatttttcatttcatttggcTTCCATTATATTAGATTTGAGTGCATTGCTATGATATAACAtgcaataacaacaacaaaatcaaatcTTAAGTTTCATTAGGTGGATCGGTTATATgaattctttttctttaatttatgcTATCATagacccccttttttttttttttttacaaattcagagttattaaatccttactcattatctTATTCCAATTTATATTAGGTCTACCCTTACCCTTTTTATTGTCCGCACATTAACTAACTCACTATcatcactggtgcactatgtgacctacgttgctAGTATCCATTCCATCTAAGTTATCTCTCCTtgatcttatcttttataggagttacatctaatttactgcgaatatgttcatttcttaatttatcttttaatattataccacATATCCATCTAAGCGTTTTCATCtttgcaacttttactttttagatattttatgattttcatctcccaacattctaatccatatagagTAGTTTTTTTTGCATCAAttgggtaaatatattgatcaactAAATATATACAGCAACATTGGGCATACCCAGGATACCAAAGGAAATACATCAAAACCCAGGCATACCTGGGGGCCAAATCCAAGCGTTACAAAATTCAAGCTGAGAacatatcaaatttatcaaacACCACCCTATAAATATATCTTTGTATGACTTTACATAGATCTATAGGAGGgattatatgattttcaaatcttttcctaTTTCTAGAATGCCAAATGAGATAAACAGTAATGGCCAATCCAATTTTCTTTCCAGCAGAGTGCATTCCAAATCCTTTTGCTGCTTTTTGTAGCCATTTAACCGCTGCCTTGATTGTTGTCATAGCCCTTTTAATTCCAAGCCAATTCCTTATATTATCCCAAACTTCAGCCGAGTATTTACAGCCAAAGAAGATATGATCCAATGTCTCCATGTCCCTATTACAGAATGTGCATCTTGGGTCAATCCCATCACCATACACCTTGTCACATGTTGGAAGTCTTCCTTTCCAACCCAGCCACAAACAGAAAGCATACTTCGGGGTGATTCCATTCAGCCATACAGATTTTATCCAAGGCATTTTATGACTCTTCTCCCTCTAGAACTCATAAAACATGTAAGATTCATTCCCCATTCTTTGCATCTTTTCAATAGCTGCAGCCACACTTCTAGCTTTTTGGACAAGTTGATCTTTAATGTCAACTAATCTTTTGAAGAGGGAAGAGTCTTTTTTTTTGGTTGCAGCATACCAGATTCCA
Coding sequences within:
- the LOC131144736 gene encoding signal peptidase complex subunit 1-like encodes the protein MDWQGQKLAEQLMQILLVAFAGVAFVTGYAVGSFRLMLLIYAAGVVLTTLITVPNWPFFNRHPLKWLDPVEAERHPKPQSTNPKKKPTKQSQK